A stretch of Natronococcus sp. CG52 DNA encodes these proteins:
- a CDS encoding helix-turn-helix transcriptional regulator, which produces MEPSTTDIVSASVFSDALFTDGDPATALVSAADSGTLRPAAAAPVVDRGVSQVVHFLNAPIWEFALVAAAVLIISVLIGARLIEALSNRDLDLDPMAALSGQETADETDEPVDDEPTHTYEAYISPDTPDELLSDRGQIIRILVENDGRTYQYRIVEETGWSKSKVSRLLSEMHERGEVGKVSVGRENAIVLADHGPDGSDQADDPSVAVRKSPQ; this is translated from the coding sequence ATGGAGCCCAGCACGACCGATATCGTATCCGCATCCGTCTTCAGCGACGCACTGTTCACCGACGGAGACCCCGCCACAGCGTTGGTTTCGGCCGCCGACAGCGGGACACTCCGTCCGGCAGCGGCCGCTCCCGTCGTCGATCGGGGCGTCTCGCAGGTCGTTCACTTCCTGAACGCCCCCATCTGGGAGTTCGCACTGGTGGCCGCCGCGGTCTTGATCATCAGCGTACTCATCGGGGCGCGTCTCATCGAGGCGCTGTCGAACCGCGACCTCGACCTCGATCCGATGGCAGCACTGTCGGGTCAGGAGACAGCCGACGAAACCGACGAGCCGGTAGACGACGAGCCAACGCACACGTACGAAGCGTACATCTCACCAGACACGCCGGACGAGTTGCTGAGTGACAGGGGACAGATCATCCGGATACTCGTCGAGAACGACGGTCGGACGTACCAGTATCGCATCGTCGAGGAGACGGGCTGGTCGAAGTCGAAGGTCAGCCGTCTCCTCTCGGAAATGCACGAACGGGGCGAGGTCGGTAAGGTTTCGGTCGGTCGTGAGAACGCAATCGTCCTCGCGGACCACGGTCCCGACGGATCCGATCAGGCCGACGACCCGTCGGTCGCCGTCAGAAAGTCGCCGCAGTAA
- a CDS encoding nucleotide sugar dehydrogenase, with protein sequence MTPPLSDTERRTDGPESDHQTDSQPDGEVLLEESVEERVQDATVCVVGLGYVGLPLAVGFAKADYRVVGFDVDDSKVETLQSGVDTTGDLSDDDILDGDVTYTTDDAAIRDADYVLVTVPTPVEEERPNLAFIKSAAETVGEHVERGTTVILESTVYPGVTREVFAPAIEDASGLEAGEDFFVGYSPERATPGDGEHSLENVVKVVGGQNEAVREDVATLYESVVDAGVHRASSVEVAEASKVIENVQRDVNIALMNELSMVFEEMDLDTHEVLEAAGTKWNFHDYRPGLVGGHCIPVDPYFFAHRAKQVGADPELVLSSRKVNESMPEHVADLTIKALNEGHKTLRDSRVLVLGLTYKRNVADIRSSKVANVIDELKEFDVDVVGYDPHADDDAVEQSFGIDVQDSLSFEEFDGVLLATPHSEFDDLDLGELSTSLNDDAALVDVAGAFDADEATAEGLIYRGV encoded by the coding sequence ATGACCCCACCACTTAGCGACACCGAGAGACGAACGGACGGGCCAGAGAGCGATCATCAGACAGACAGTCAGCCGGACGGAGAGGTCCTCCTCGAGGAATCGGTGGAAGAGCGGGTCCAGGACGCGACGGTCTGTGTGGTCGGTCTCGGATACGTCGGACTCCCCCTCGCGGTCGGGTTCGCGAAGGCGGACTACCGCGTCGTCGGATTCGACGTCGACGATTCGAAGGTCGAGACGCTGCAAAGCGGGGTCGACACGACCGGCGACCTCTCGGACGACGATATCCTCGACGGTGACGTTACGTACACGACCGACGACGCCGCGATCCGTGACGCAGATTACGTGCTCGTCACGGTTCCGACCCCCGTCGAGGAGGAGCGACCGAACCTGGCGTTCATCAAGAGCGCCGCCGAAACCGTCGGTGAGCACGTCGAGCGTGGAACCACCGTAATTCTCGAGTCGACGGTCTACCCGGGGGTCACGCGCGAGGTGTTCGCCCCGGCTATCGAGGACGCCTCCGGGCTCGAGGCCGGCGAGGACTTCTTCGTCGGCTACTCGCCCGAGCGGGCGACGCCGGGTGACGGAGAACACTCGCTCGAGAACGTCGTCAAGGTCGTGGGCGGGCAGAACGAGGCTGTCCGGGAGGACGTCGCGACGCTCTACGAGTCCGTCGTCGACGCGGGCGTCCACCGCGCCTCGTCGGTCGAAGTGGCCGAGGCGAGCAAGGTCATCGAGAACGTTCAGCGCGACGTCAACATCGCGCTGATGAACGAGCTCTCGATGGTCTTCGAGGAGATGGATCTCGATACCCACGAGGTGCTCGAGGCGGCGGGGACGAAGTGGAACTTCCACGACTACCGGCCGGGGCTCGTCGGCGGACACTGCATTCCGGTCGATCCGTACTTCTTCGCCCACCGCGCGAAGCAGGTGGGTGCCGACCCGGAGCTGGTCCTGTCCAGCCGGAAGGTCAACGAGTCGATGCCCGAGCACGTCGCGGACCTGACGATCAAGGCGCTCAACGAGGGCCACAAGACGCTTCGAGACAGTCGCGTGCTCGTCCTCGGACTCACGTACAAGCGAAACGTCGCCGACATCCGGAGTTCGAAGGTCGCGAACGTCATCGACGAGCTGAAAGAGTTCGACGTCGACGTCGTCGGCTACGATCCGCACGCGGACGACGACGCCGTCGAGCAGTCGTTCGGCATCGACGTCCAGGACTCGCTCTCGTTCGAGGAGTTCGACGGCGTCCTGCTGGCGACGCCGCACAGCGAGTTCGACGACCTCGACCTCGGAGAGCTGTCGACGTCGCTCAACGACGACGCCGCGCTGGTCGACGTCGCCGGAGCGTTCGACGCCGACGAGGCGACCGCTGAAGGACTCATCTACCGGGGGGTATAA
- a CDS encoding glycosyltransferase family 2 protein: MYRGNTVGVIVPAYNEESHVGEVLETMPAFVDRIYAVDDRSTDGTWGIIQEYAAASTQSTGEERADSTADERAATPASIPDGGTVEGTEVVAIRHEENQGAGGALRTGYVRARDDGIDVVATMDADGQMDPDQLSRLLDPIVGGEADYTKGNRLADREDRKEMPPFRLFGNWTLTQLTKIASGYWTLQDPQNGYTAISNEALSAVDIESLPDDHEYPNDLLVRLNIADMRVADVSMPAKYADEESTIEYKRFIPTTSVTLLRGFLRRMKAQLADDRSDPAALSYLIGIASLIGAVAFTAAAGMNALGGETSPRELLTTGFTFVASAVVFLAAMGIDATKNAGNGVRR, from the coding sequence ATGTATCGCGGAAACACGGTCGGCGTCATCGTGCCGGCGTACAACGAGGAATCGCACGTCGGCGAGGTGCTCGAGACCATGCCCGCGTTCGTCGATCGAATTTACGCGGTCGACGACCGTTCGACGGACGGGACCTGGGGGATCATCCAGGAGTACGCGGCCGCTTCGACCCAGTCCACCGGCGAAGAGCGCGCGGATTCGACTGCCGACGAACGGGCCGCGACACCGGCCTCGATCCCCGACGGCGGAACGGTCGAAGGAACGGAGGTCGTCGCGATCCGTCACGAGGAGAACCAGGGTGCCGGCGGGGCACTCAGGACCGGCTACGTCCGCGCACGCGATGACGGAATAGACGTCGTCGCCACGATGGACGCGGACGGCCAGATGGATCCCGACCAGCTTTCGCGGCTGCTGGACCCGATCGTCGGGGGCGAGGCCGACTACACGAAGGGGAACCGGCTCGCCGACCGGGAGGACCGCAAGGAGATGCCGCCGTTCCGTCTGTTCGGCAACTGGACGTTGACCCAACTGACGAAGATCGCGAGCGGCTACTGGACCCTCCAGGACCCGCAGAACGGCTATACCGCGATCTCCAACGAGGCGCTGTCGGCGGTCGATATCGAGTCGCTGCCTGACGATCACGAGTATCCCAACGACCTGCTCGTCAGACTGAACATCGCGGACATGCGCGTCGCCGACGTCTCGATGCCCGCCAAGTACGCCGACGAGGAGAGCACCATCGAGTACAAGCGGTTCATCCCGACCACCTCGGTGACGCTGCTTCGCGGCTTCCTCCGGCGGATGAAAGCGCAACTCGCCGACGACCGAAGCGACCCGGCCGCACTCAGTTACCTGATCGGCATCGCGTCGCTGATCGGCGCCGTCGCGTTCACCGCCGCTGCTGGCATGAACGCCCTCGGAGGCGAAACGTCGCCTCGCGAACTGCTCACCACAGGATTCACGTTCGTCGCGAGCGCGGTCGTGTTCCTCGCCGCGATGGGAATCGACGCCACCAAAAACGCGGGGAATGGGGTGCGTCGCTAG
- a CDS encoding DUF354 domain-containing protein codes for MRAIVTIQHPGHVHFFKHAIAELESSGHDVHVFARENEVVTDLLEFYGIDHEILAGESSSLLSLAAVQATYETRLLARARRIDPDVITAIGGVAAAHVAKLVGAKSVVFYDTEHATIIKRLAYPFADVICTPECYDGDIGSKKVEYAGYHELAYLHPDRFEPDPAILEEAGLEPDDTFVVMRLSSWDSSHDVGQGGFDDPIEAVERLEDAGAEVLITSEVPLPPELESNRLTTSPDRMHDLLAYADCFVGEGATMASEAAVLGTPAVYVNSLELGYTTELEENYGLVFNFNGTNRHARSLERAVSIVEEADDEKWNRRRERLLADRVDVTDVIVREVETVSGHDPDRSALAANAD; via the coding sequence ATGCGTGCCATCGTGACGATCCAGCATCCCGGGCACGTCCACTTCTTCAAGCACGCCATCGCGGAACTCGAGTCCTCGGGCCACGACGTTCACGTCTTCGCGCGCGAGAACGAGGTCGTCACCGACCTACTCGAGTTCTACGGCATCGACCACGAGATCCTGGCCGGCGAGTCGAGTTCGCTGCTCTCGCTGGCGGCGGTCCAGGCGACCTACGAGACGCGACTGCTCGCGCGAGCGCGCCGGATCGATCCGGACGTGATCACCGCAATCGGCGGCGTCGCCGCGGCTCACGTCGCGAAACTCGTCGGCGCGAAGAGCGTCGTCTTCTACGACACCGAGCACGCGACGATCATCAAGCGACTCGCCTACCCGTTCGCAGACGTCATCTGCACGCCCGAGTGTTACGACGGCGACATCGGCTCGAAGAAGGTCGAGTACGCGGGCTACCACGAACTCGCCTACCTCCACCCCGACCGCTTCGAGCCCGATCCCGCGATCCTCGAGGAGGCCGGACTGGAGCCCGACGATACGTTCGTCGTGATGCGTCTGAGTAGCTGGGACTCCTCGCACGACGTGGGCCAGGGCGGCTTCGACGATCCGATCGAGGCCGTCGAGCGCCTCGAGGACGCCGGCGCCGAGGTGCTGATCACCTCGGAGGTCCCCCTTCCGCCCGAACTCGAATCCAACCGGCTCACGACGTCGCCGGATCGGATGCACGACCTGCTCGCGTACGCCGACTGTTTCGTCGGCGAGGGCGCGACGATGGCCTCCGAAGCCGCGGTGCTCGGCACGCCCGCGGTGTACGTCAACTCCCTGGAGCTCGGCTACACGACCGAACTCGAGGAGAACTACGGCCTCGTCTTCAACTTCAACGGCACGAACCGCCACGCTCGATCGCTCGAGCGGGCGGTGTCGATCGTCGAAGAGGCCGACGACGAGAAGTGGAACCGCCGACGCGAACGACTGCTCGCCGACCGGGTCGACGTCACCGACGTCATCGTCAGAGAGGTCGAAACCGTCTCCGGACACGATCCGGACCGGTCGGCGCTCGCTGCCAACGCTGATTGA
- a CDS encoding glycosyltransferase family 4 protein, with translation MHVLHLITTTRSFFEQQIDVLEARGVECTVIGVPGEYAADSPRTPVDYLRFYPRVLSHVRSDEYDLIHGHYGLVAPFALAQPTRPVVMSLWGTDLMSDMGWLETISRYGARFADATIVPSPAMSRELDADHLEIPFGVDTEQFRPITREEARERVGWDPDERIALFPYDPERDEKDYSRAERVVECADADLELRTIDGVPYEEMPYYMNASDVLLVTSKREAGPMVVKEAAACNVPTVSTDVGFVREAIGNVENCVVSDSDAELAAGLESVLAGDRRSNGREVIDGLSLEAMGDRLLECYREVLERRGREAAELTVDRTEDGEEIHHGV, from the coding sequence ATGCACGTACTACATCTCATCACTACCACGCGCTCGTTCTTCGAGCAGCAGATCGACGTGCTCGAAGCGCGCGGCGTCGAGTGCACCGTCATCGGCGTCCCCGGCGAATACGCCGCCGACTCACCGCGGACGCCCGTCGACTACCTGCGGTTTTACCCGAGGGTGCTCTCGCACGTCCGTTCGGACGAGTACGATCTGATTCACGGCCACTACGGTCTCGTCGCGCCGTTCGCACTCGCCCAGCCGACGCGTCCGGTGGTGATGAGTCTGTGGGGAACCGACCTGATGAGCGACATGGGCTGGCTCGAGACGATCAGTCGATACGGCGCCCGGTTTGCGGACGCCACGATCGTGCCCAGCCCGGCGATGTCGCGCGAACTCGACGCCGACCACCTCGAGATCCCGTTCGGCGTCGACACCGAGCAGTTCAGACCCATCACGCGCGAGGAGGCCCGCGAACGCGTGGGCTGGGACCCCGACGAGCGGATTGCACTCTTTCCGTACGATCCCGAACGAGACGAAAAGGACTACTCGCGGGCCGAACGCGTCGTCGAGTGCGCCGACGCCGACCTCGAGTTGCGAACGATCGACGGCGTTCCCTACGAAGAGATGCCCTACTACATGAACGCGAGCGACGTTCTCCTCGTGACCTCGAAGCGCGAGGCCGGTCCGATGGTCGTCAAGGAGGCCGCCGCTTGCAACGTGCCGACCGTCTCGACCGACGTCGGCTTCGTCCGCGAGGCGATCGGCAACGTCGAGAACTGCGTCGTCAGCGACAGTGACGCCGAACTCGCCGCCGGACTCGAGTCGGTGCTCGCCGGCGACCGGCGCTCGAACGGCCGCGAGGTGATCGACGGCCTGAGCCTCGAGGCGATGGGTGACCGGCTGCTCGAGTGCTATCGAGAGGTTCTCGAGCGCAGGGGCCGCGAGGCGGCCGAACTGACCGTCGATCGAACCGAGGACGGAGAGGAGATCCACCATGGCGTCTAA
- a CDS encoding glycosyltransferase family protein has protein sequence MASKISLSNVRPLRLDTTAAIIGLVVALLLFPLRFFASQIYINTIPIVIGVGSLLYLAAVRQSQDERTLPVLSTPAAMALPSIVVVGMAAMVLVTMLQEARTTAFFVISGVVGTLLFGQILFTSDRDFNHGLILFQLVLFALVFRLLALYATPGFVGIDVWTHMTELASAIYTEESLGAIANDKHFASPFFHLLVVASALVYDVSLRLGLFLSVGIVMPLSILLVYATANLLVPSRWATLAGALFAVSSHAVLWGIHLIPTSLGLVFFLGLLYALLRVMRIEYTGRDFTLLILLSVAIILTHQVSTFIMLVLLGAAFLAQIVFMIGPLGLTRLDTSVFQTKKPVNLIGLVVFNFGFAIFVWSLTPFRQDSFLGTVLTWFGETVSESAGFLNLASPGATDDDVQPGAAAETTTTLIDQIVPYVNELGFLLLLSFMLIGCLYVVHRRRAEQSVFTLALGSGIMLFFVLGLPMFGIRNFIPTRWFAFLYALMAILGAIGLRTLSRNLSATPVLVVLLLVALIFPGGMMLASASSIDNPVFEEQNERLAYDEDEIAAAYTVGEMTGSPTGSEIREDQQLYTDHPYQTMVMRTHSYPQTTSAEIPAEGGADHEYTLYRTAQSEGSATYFRDENGHGYIATIDRHELCQPAQSTVYDNGNVQFCTPSPALE, from the coding sequence ATGGCGTCTAAGATATCACTGTCGAACGTGCGACCGCTGCGTCTCGATACGACGGCGGCGATCATCGGACTGGTCGTCGCCCTGTTGCTGTTCCCGCTGCGGTTTTTCGCCTCGCAGATATACATCAATACGATTCCGATCGTCATCGGGGTCGGCAGTCTCCTGTATCTCGCCGCCGTCCGACAGAGCCAGGACGAACGGACGCTTCCCGTGCTGTCGACGCCGGCGGCCATGGCGTTGCCGAGCATCGTCGTCGTCGGCATGGCGGCGATGGTGCTCGTAACGATGCTGCAGGAGGCTCGAACGACCGCGTTCTTCGTGATCTCGGGCGTGGTCGGGACGTTACTGTTCGGTCAGATCCTGTTCACCAGTGATCGCGATTTCAACCACGGACTCATCCTGTTCCAGCTCGTCCTCTTCGCGCTCGTCTTCCGGCTGCTCGCGTTGTACGCGACGCCGGGATTCGTCGGAATCGACGTCTGGACGCACATGACGGAGCTAGCGAGTGCGATCTACACCGAGGAGTCGCTGGGAGCGATCGCCAACGACAAGCACTTCGCCTCGCCGTTTTTCCACCTGCTCGTGGTCGCCTCCGCGCTCGTCTACGACGTCTCCCTGCGACTCGGGCTGTTCCTCTCGGTCGGTATCGTGATGCCGCTGTCGATTCTGCTCGTCTACGCCACGGCGAACTTACTCGTTCCGAGTCGATGGGCGACGTTAGCCGGGGCCCTGTTCGCGGTGAGCAGTCACGCCGTACTGTGGGGGATACACCTCATTCCGACGAGTCTGGGACTCGTCTTCTTCCTCGGCCTGTTGTACGCCCTGCTCCGCGTGATGCGGATCGAGTACACGGGTCGCGACTTCACGCTGTTGATCCTCCTCTCCGTCGCGATCATCCTCACCCACCAGGTGTCGACGTTCATCATGCTCGTTCTGCTGGGTGCCGCCTTTCTCGCCCAGATCGTGTTCATGATCGGACCGCTCGGGCTCACGCGACTCGACACGAGCGTCTTCCAGACGAAAAAACCCGTCAACCTCATCGGACTCGTCGTGTTCAACTTCGGGTTCGCGATCTTCGTCTGGTCGCTGACCCCGTTCCGACAGGACTCGTTCCTCGGAACCGTCCTCACCTGGTTCGGCGAAACCGTCTCCGAGAGCGCGGGCTTCCTGAATCTCGCATCACCGGGTGCGACGGATGACGACGTCCAACCCGGCGCCGCCGCGGAGACGACCACCACGCTGATCGATCAGATCGTTCCCTACGTGAACGAACTCGGTTTTCTCCTGTTGCTCAGCTTCATGCTCATCGGCTGTCTGTACGTCGTCCACCGGCGGCGCGCCGAGCAGTCGGTCTTCACCCTGGCGCTCGGGTCGGGTATCATGCTGTTCTTCGTGCTCGGATTGCCGATGTTCGGCATTCGAAACTTCATTCCGACGCGCTGGTTCGCGTTCCTCTACGCGCTGATGGCCATCCTCGGCGCGATCGGACTTCGGACGCTCAGTCGTAACCTCTCGGCGACGCCCGTCCTCGTCGTCCTGCTGCTGGTCGCACTGATCTTCCCGGGCGGGATGATGCTCGCGTCGGCCAGCAGCATCGACAACCCCGTCTTCGAGGAGCAGAACGAGCGCCTCGCGTACGACGAGGACGAAATCGCCGCGGCGTACACCGTCGGCGAGATGACCGGTTCACCGACCGGGAGCGAGATTCGCGAGGATCAACAGCTCTACACCGATCATCCGTACCAGACGATGGTGATGCGAACCCACTCCTATCCGCAGACAACGTCGGCGGAGATACCCGCGGAGGGCGGTGCCGACCACGAGTACACACTCTATCGAACGGCACAGTCGGAGGGGTCGGCGACGTACTTCCGGGACGAAAACGGCCACGGCTACATCGCGACGATCGACAGACACGAGCTCTGTCAGCCGGCCCAGTCGACTGTGTACGACAACGGCAACGTGCAGTTCTGTACGCCGTCGCCCGCACTCGAGTGA
- a CDS encoding DUF6517 family protein — translation MTFTRRHVLATGAAVGTGLGAGCTRLTEDALSSTPATVDDDALAETGYGEHAVDELTIERTVGRFGLERTIEVRNWYAEYDRAIALDAIGLTRLQAAVVAVLSTPRVSAFGRSFNPVGEYTTDELVELLQERYDELEGVERVDETVVSILDTETTVARYDARARLVEAGIRFDVVLQVSEPVEHGDDFVLGVAVYPRIAGLETESDAVRTLMAGIEHEQE, via the coding sequence ATGACGTTCACGCGTCGGCACGTTCTTGCGACGGGGGCAGCCGTTGGAACGGGACTCGGTGCTGGATGTACCCGACTCACTGAAGACGCGCTCTCGTCGACGCCAGCGACCGTCGACGACGACGCGCTGGCCGAAACGGGGTACGGCGAGCACGCGGTCGACGAACTCACGATCGAGCGCACCGTCGGCCGGTTCGGCCTCGAGCGAACGATCGAGGTGCGTAACTGGTACGCCGAGTACGACCGTGCCATCGCACTCGACGCGATCGGATTGACGCGCCTTCAGGCGGCGGTCGTCGCCGTCCTGAGCACGCCGCGAGTATCCGCCTTCGGGCGGTCGTTCAACCCCGTCGGCGAGTACACGACCGACGAACTCGTCGAGCTACTTCAGGAACGGTACGACGAACTCGAGGGGGTCGAGCGCGTCGACGAAACGGTCGTCTCGATCCTCGACACCGAGACGACGGTCGCTCGGTACGACGCCCGCGCTCGCCTCGTCGAAGCCGGTATCAGGTTCGACGTCGTCCTGCAGGTCAGCGAGCCGGTCGAGCACGGCGACGACTTCGTGCTCGGCGTCGCCGTCTATCCACGGATCGCCGGGCTCGAAACCGAGTCCGACGCGGTCCGGACGCTGATGGCCGGGATCGAGCACGAACAGGAGTAA
- a CDS encoding DUF1616 domain-containing protein, with the protein MSDSDWWLLDLALVIAVTGLVTFGLFIGVPGPVRILLGIPFLLFLPGYALVAVLYPDRSDDEYQSFDDEKSTRRGPLLSSGGLESIERLVLSVVASVAIVPAVTLVTSATPWGITVRPVVAGVALATIVFSLLGIVQRYRCPPERRFALSLSGSSLLFSADRSSYGRSAPSPGLYNAIFVVALVVLLATAGFAVANPPEHDGYTEFYLETEEVNGEMEVMYDDSLSAGESQSVTAYIANEEREERSYTTVVALQQVSYEDDSVTVHEQDVLASESATVANGETHEQTLEFEPTRTGDDLRLVLYLYEGEPPEEPTGENAYRTIELPVTVS; encoded by the coding sequence ATGAGTGACTCCGACTGGTGGCTTCTCGATCTGGCACTGGTTATCGCGGTGACTGGCCTCGTTACGTTCGGGCTGTTCATCGGCGTGCCAGGACCGGTTCGTATCCTCCTCGGAATCCCGTTCCTGCTGTTCCTGCCGGGGTACGCCCTCGTTGCAGTGTTGTACCCGGACAGATCCGACGACGAGTATCAGTCGTTCGACGACGAGAAGAGCACCCGGCGAGGACCGTTGTTGAGCAGCGGTGGACTCGAGTCGATCGAGCGACTCGTCCTGTCGGTCGTCGCCAGCGTCGCGATCGTTCCGGCGGTCACGCTGGTTACGTCCGCGACGCCCTGGGGAATCACGGTCCGACCGGTCGTCGCCGGAGTTGCCCTGGCGACGATCGTCTTCTCGCTGCTCGGGATCGTCCAGCGGTATCGGTGTCCGCCCGAACGTCGGTTTGCCCTCTCGCTGTCGGGGTCGTCCCTGCTGTTCTCTGCTGACCGGAGCTCGTACGGCCGATCGGCACCGAGTCCGGGATTGTACAACGCGATCTTCGTTGTTGCGCTGGTCGTCCTGCTCGCGACCGCAGGGTTCGCGGTCGCGAACCCGCCCGAGCACGACGGCTACACCGAGTTCTATCTCGAGACGGAGGAAGTCAACGGGGAGATGGAGGTGATGTACGACGACTCCCTCTCGGCCGGCGAATCGCAGTCGGTGACGGCGTACATCGCGAACGAGGAACGCGAGGAGCGATCCTACACGACCGTGGTCGCACTCCAGCAGGTGAGCTACGAGGACGACAGCGTGACCGTTCACGAACAGGACGTCCTCGCCAGCGAGTCCGCGACCGTCGCGAACGGCGAGACCCACGAGCAGACGCTCGAGTTCGAACCGACGAGGACCGGTGACGACCTCCGACTGGTGTTGTACCTCTACGAGGGTGAGCCACCGGAGGAGCCGACCGGGGAGAACGCCTACCGAACGATCGAGCTTCCGGTCACGGTCTCGTAG
- a CDS encoding DUF7344 domain-containing protein, whose protein sequence is MSSTQAVADEQNRGEDRADEQASSDEELPVDEIFHILQNERRRMVLEYLQETDDSVRMRDVAEQVAAWENDTTVEELSSDQRQRVYIPLYQSHLPKLDKAGIIDYQQNRGIVERRPLAKQLDYYLNADSETNASRADGNAATGGWDDYYIGAAGLGAVLLLGAVFELPLFSLITGIGLSALILLMFTALTIGQYVR, encoded by the coding sequence ATGAGTTCCACACAGGCGGTCGCCGACGAACAGAATCGAGGTGAAGACCGGGCGGACGAACAGGCTTCGTCCGACGAGGAGTTACCGGTAGACGAGATCTTCCACATTCTGCAGAACGAGCGCCGTCGAATGGTCCTCGAGTACCTCCAAGAGACGGACGATTCCGTACGCATGCGCGACGTAGCCGAGCAGGTTGCGGCGTGGGAGAACGACACGACGGTCGAGGAACTGAGTTCCGATCAGCGACAGCGCGTCTACATCCCACTCTATCAGTCTCACCTGCCGAAACTGGACAAGGCAGGCATAATCGACTATCAACAGAACCGCGGCATCGTCGAGCGCCGCCCCCTCGCAAAGCAACTCGACTACTACCTCAACGCAGACTCGGAGACGAACGCGAGTAGAGCCGACGGCAACGCGGCGACCGGTGGCTGGGACGACTACTATATCGGCGCCGCCGGTCTGGGCGCGGTCTTGCTTCTCGGCGCAGTGTTCGAGCTGCCGCTCTTCTCGCTCATTACCGGAATCGGACTGAGCGCCCTCATCCTGCTGATGTTTACGGCACTGACGATCGGACAGTACGTCAGGTAA
- a CDS encoding DUF7344 domain-containing protein: MFNYDESSVVSHDTETDAGAATAPPELEWDIVALLKSRDEPVTIDEIADQIYDADGIDDVEAWGDVHERLSQTALPALDASGVINFHPERGTVTLVEQRGSRLRNYALAVLFAASLGLLFAPVVLNVTAMVSLLGLLTAAVGILATVVYSSH; encoded by the coding sequence GTGTTTAATTACGACGAATCGTCGGTCGTCTCACACGATACCGAGACCGATGCGGGAGCGGCCACCGCACCGCCGGAACTCGAGTGGGACATCGTTGCGCTGCTCAAGTCGCGTGACGAACCGGTGACGATAGACGAGATCGCGGATCAGATCTACGACGCTGATGGAATCGACGACGTCGAAGCCTGGGGTGACGTTCACGAACGACTTTCACAGACTGCGCTGCCGGCGCTCGACGCCTCCGGCGTGATCAACTTCCATCCGGAGCGGGGAACGGTTACACTGGTGGAACAACGGGGTTCCCGTCTTCGGAACTACGCGCTCGCCGTCCTGTTTGCGGCATCACTCGGACTGCTCTTCGCGCCGGTCGTCCTCAACGTTACGGCGATGGTTTCGCTTCTCGGTCTCCTGACCGCCGCTGTCGGAATCCTCGCGACCGTCGTCTATAGTAGCCACTGA